A region from the Desulfomarina profundi genome encodes:
- a CDS encoding TetR/AcrR family transcriptional regulator, with translation MLDKLNDDIHKRLEQAVLEIFSNSDFHKASIRDIANRAGVSFTTIYKHYGSKERLVFAFVDIWMGILTDRIVDHLHGIENLKEKLRKVFWLQLDYYERHEGLGKIVFMTLPMKTWMADETFAQPRMMSLMIDVLRQGQNEGVLNPHVRAGVLLDFLMGFVQRSFFMWILRGKTESLADQANVMFEMVWQGMANPDKE, from the coding sequence ATGTTGGACAAATTAAACGACGATATCCACAAAAGACTTGAACAGGCTGTTCTGGAGATTTTTTCCAATTCTGATTTTCACAAGGCATCCATCAGGGACATCGCCAACAGGGCTGGAGTCAGCTTCACGACTATTTATAAGCATTATGGAAGCAAGGAACGACTGGTCTTTGCCTTTGTCGACATCTGGATGGGCATTCTCACAGACAGGATTGTTGATCATCTCCATGGCATAGAAAATCTAAAAGAAAAACTGCGGAAGGTTTTCTGGCTGCAGCTTGACTATTACGAAAGACATGAAGGGCTGGGAAAAATTGTTTTCATGACTCTGCCCATGAAGACATGGATGGCCGACGAAACATTTGCCCAGCCGAGGATGATGTCTTTAATGATTGATGTTTTACGACAGGGCCAGAACGAAGGTGTTCTCAACCCCCATGTGAGAGCTGGAGTTCTGCTTGATTTCCTGATGGGTTTTGTTCAACGAAGTTTTTTCATGTGGATCCTGCGCGGAAAAACTGAGAGTCTGGCTGATCAGGCCAATGTCATGTTTGAGATGGTATGGCAGGGTATGGCCAATCCGGACAAAGAGTAG
- a CDS encoding biotin/lipoyl-containing protein: protein MKLFRVVVNDVEYRVGIEELQDESTPTTRPASSPPATAPTTPMQHPAKPAASPAPKTAATETGLGGNISAPMPGTVISILVGQGSSVKKGETLLVLEAMKMENDIKAPSDGTVQEIKASEGASVNAGDILIVLTP, encoded by the coding sequence ATGAAATTATTCAGAGTTGTTGTAAACGATGTTGAATACAGAGTTGGAATAGAAGAACTGCAGGATGAATCAACCCCCACAACACGACCTGCATCTTCACCTCCTGCCACTGCCCCGACGACTCCCATGCAGCACCCCGCAAAACCTGCCGCTTCACCTGCTCCCAAAACCGCCGCCACAGAAACCGGCTTGGGAGGAAATATTTCTGCCCCAATGCCTGGCACTGTAATCAGTATTCTTGTTGGCCAGGGTAGTTCCGTGAAGAAGGGAGAAACTCTTCTGGTTCTTGAAGCAATGAAAATGGAAAATGACATCAAGGCGCCATCTGACGGTACAGTACAGGAGATCAAGGCAAGTGAAGGTGCTTCAGTCAATGCCGGCGATATTCTCATCGTCCTTACACCATAG